AGCTCTCAGGTGGAGACGGTGGTGCTGTCTTAATCTCAACCTCCTTGTCAGCTAAGGTCACCCGATTCAATCTGTCAAACCTCACGAAGAAGGTTTTGCATCTGGCAGGATGCTTGACCTCATGAACTGTCTGCTCCAAACTTCCCCAACCGTCCTTGTCTGATCTCTCAAAAGAGGAGCAGTTTGCCTGAGGGCAATACAGGTGTGCCTTGCCAAGCTCAGAAGACACTTGTGCAATGCTCGGCGAGGCCCGTTGGTATTCAAGAAATGCTTGAATCTCTTGGTTTTCCTAAAATATACAGTAAATGAAATGTGTTTGTTGGTAGTGCCACACTTTCCTAAACCATAATTCAATAAAGGTATGAATTCATAATATTATTGGTAGTGCATGAGCCAATAATAGGCCTAGCGGCTTCTCATTGTGATACTCCATGAAAAAAGAACACCctgttacacaaaacacaatgtccacagatttacacggtttgaagataggGTGGTagaagcttcccttaaaatattacaaattactGGTATTTTAATATCAATACTGGTAAACATGTTGACTGTGCTAAATTAATcttcgaaaattattttcgttacattgtttttattcatttctaaaaaagactacagtacctcagcaagtaatattttaagggaagctttctacaatcatttctttaaaccgtgtaggtttaatgtaaatgtgtggACAATGTGGATTTTTTATtccctacaaaaagtacacaaaccctaaacaaaataatatgactgaagcttaccaagtcagtttgacTCGGTTGTCTCCGGGGTGGGATGGGCTCTTCGTCAGGTCTCGACACAAGGCTACGTTTCTTCTGCCAGAAAAACGAAGGAGCTCTCATCCGTCCAGCCCTTGGAGCATGTCTCGGGTAGCTCGGTGGGGGCGCGTTTGGTTTACCATGGTTGGCGCAATAAACCCACATACGACGAAACGGGTTCGTCAAACGGAACCACCTGGAAATAATGAGTTCATTATGATCAATATTGCTATTGAAAATATGACACAAaaatgttcttaaaggcactggacattgttAGTAATTACGTACAAAACGTaattggtggcgagtaatggggagctgttgatagtataaaaaattgtgagaaacggctccctccctCAAATAATTACTATAAGACATCAGGTCTGAAAACTTTTTTattagtcatctgaaagcacaatttgtgcaacaagggtgtattttatttaattattctcttgcaaagaTGACCAATCAATCGAGTCCatatttttacaatttgttttttatatcaagtgataatactggtctttgacaattaccaagggtgtccagtgcctttaaacgagaTACCGGTAAACCTTTGGTCAAAACGAAAAACATGAAGAAAAGAAATATTGCCATAAAAACCTAtttttggtaagaagcactgcatccgttgataatgtataacattaATTAAATAACTTAGGAATGTGGTTAAATAGAAAGAGATTCAAAGAAGTTCAACTCGAGAAATGTTTCCAATTTTGTAAAACTCAGCATTTccaagttatgatttttttttcttcaaactaccTAATGGCGTTTCTTTGGGTGTTCATATTTAAGTTGGCCGTGTCTCTTACCTGTTTGGTCCGTTGATGTTGTAGGGGCAATAGGATTCCATATTCCTGTCCATTCTTGGGTACGGATATGGTTTCTGATGATCATAAACACAGAGATATCAAGGATACCGAGGGAGTTGGCAACACAGGTCGGGCTAGCCTATCTTTGGTTTCCATTGCAATTTCGACAAAAGTTATctatattaatttaaaacatgCCGAAGGTTGCATCAGTGATCATCAGTCCAAAGCAGTAATTCGACATTGGTCAAATAAGATCATTCGAGTTTATTAGGTCACAAATAACATAAAGAGGCACGAGCAGTCAACCATATAGTTCCACCAATTTGTAAACAGATGTGGAAACGTACCCTTGATAGACTATAAGTTATGTCATGAAACGTCAcataccaatgttgtatgagtatcgaaacgttttaaaataaatctcatCATCATATTTTCGGGAAAAATCTATTAAAATGACAGTAAacttacctttttttttcttcttcgttgTAGATCAGGATATCGTAGATCGACTCGAACACAATAAATATCGCAAAAACTTTCACTCTGTGAAACGCTATTTCACTTTTGCCGGAGCAATCGCAAAACAAAACCTTCTAGTTGACAAGCAAACTTGAAAGTCATCGTATTTGTTGATTTTCGGGTCGAATGAGCGAATTTGTTTGTTGCTAGAGACAAATGATGACACAATGAATGTATTCCATACGCTGTTCCGTAACTGAGGCAGAAGTTCAAAGATCTGTGTGACGTCACAAGGCTTTCGAACGAACGGCGTGGTCGTTTCTTGCGTATAGACCCTACGCGCAGCACACAATACACGCGCGTCTCCTGTCCACCGTTTCGGATAtcaaaacgtgcacaaaagGAATTGACTCCCCCCTCCACCCGCGTGTCGGATTTCTACAAGTTTTGAAAATCAGCCTCGTTCCACACTCCTCATTCTTGTTTACGTTGACTTTATTTCGCTATTTTGGATCCGCTACATAGTTTTCTCCTGTCAGAGAGCATGTAAATAAACGTTTCATTAAAttaacatcaacaaaaacattgtattaTTAATGTGGGGAAATGGACCCATTATTATTTGCAACTTTATTTAAGGTCAGTAGAGGGCGGTGTTTCCCGCTCAGTCATCATTTTCGCGGGCTGGGCCTCTTGATACCTATTCACCGTCATAAAGAAGTTTCTTTTCGCAACACTAAAATAGTGCAACGTTTTCTTGAAATTACTACTTTTATCAAGATATTGTATTTAAAAGTTGTTCCATATTCAGACTGTGAATAATGGAGTTTAATCTAACCACAAATGTATGATTCTTGGGGGTGTGAATGTAAAATAATGGACTCCCTCAAGTGGCAGGGAGTTATCTCCGTACCTCTACATTAAAATCGGCCTCCATTATATTACTCTGTTCGCTACACATTGTGCTGTGCATTCTGAAAATTGCTGTTCACGGAAATAATGTGAAATGAATTTAAAAGTTTGCCTTTATGTTGTTGTCTAGTAAACGATATTGACAGACTGGTTTCGATTATTTGCGTCGCACAATCAAGGCTTTCCAATCTCCAATGAAGTACATCTGGTCCCCGCCGCGTTTCTCCGTGCACGCGTCACTTCCGAGGTACTCCACCACTTCGCTCTGGAGCTCTGCAGGGGCGTCCTGCACGAAGTTCACGGCGTGTGTGAAGAAGTTGAGCAGTAGGTTAGCATCCTCCGTTCGGTCTTCTGGCTTGCTGAAACAGGCTGTGATGTTGGACCTCACTTTAATGGTGAAGTTTTCCGATACAGGGATGTTCTGGTTGGAGCACGCAGCCTCGACTTCTGCTGATGTTGGATGGTGTTGTCTGGCTCCCCCTAGGAGAGGAAACCTTTTCCACAATCGCCCCAAGCCACAATTTTCTGTATATAGaaaatgtacaaatttaaataatgttaGGATGACATCCTTTTGGTTTATTCACAAGGTACAATGTTACATCTTCAAATGGCAACAtgataatgtttgtttttgaaacggAACATCTGCTTTCACATAGCAATAAGAGCATTTGGAAATTTGAAGCAAGGCCCTAGTTCTCATACTTATATACGATAATAAAAACGTCGTATTATCACACACCATTATGGAATTTAGGTCGGGGTGACATGACGTCAAAGGACAAATGAGCTCATGCCACTAAAGCTATTTGACAATAACAGTCTAAAAAAATTTTTGCACCGAGGACAAAAAATGCATTGTGCATACTCAACAAACAGCCATGGAATGTCACTTGGATAGGACATATTGAACTCAaactttttttaagtttttcgAAATTCGGTTGAAAAGAAACTCTTTGTcagcaaacaaaatgtgttttgccGAGTGTGGCCTTGGGATAGGCTTACATTCCGAAGCCAACAGTATTTGTTGTTATAATGGATGTCgattgatgacactttttgagtaGGCCCTTAATACATCCAAATTACATAATGTTCGTAAAGGAAGTTGAgcaaaaagagggcgctaccagaCAAAATGCCTTCATGATTCGCCGTCATTGGGTggcggggcgggggggggggatctccgAGAGGAAGGCTTTACTAGCCTGAAAATCttacgtcacactttgaggcttgtGCTTCACGCCAGAACAGGACCTCCAGCCTAGGCCAATCCCagtacataatcacctttgacctattACGTTCATTttgcacaaaattaatataacaaacgtcacctcggaccaatcaaaacacatatccaatgaaatcatatgatatccaatgaaatcatatgatatccaatgaaatcactggttctgaaaaacaATTTCCTGTGAAGACAGGTTTTATATACCAGTTTAAGGCTTTACCTGAAACCACGATGACCATCATCACACCCCCGGGTTCGAGTCTGTCATACAGATCCTTCATAGTGGCTTCGAGATCAGGAACGTAGTAGATGGAGTGAACAGAACTGATGAAGTGGAACTTGACCTCATCCTTTCCAGCAATCTCTCCACGGAACTCGTCCAGTGTTTGCGTCTTCCAGGCATAGGACATACCCTGCTGGTGGGATGTTTCGTCGGCAGCTATCCGTGCCTTGAAGAGCGACACCATGTCAGGTACTGGCTCTACAACTGTCGCATTGACACGACCGCTCGACTCAGTTCTGGATCGGAGAACTTTCAAAACAGTGTTCTCAATAGTTCCTTTAACAAAGGGAACATTTTGAATTTAGGGATTGTTTGATGTGTGATGGGGTTCTTTGTTGACAGAAATTGCCGCTATCcttaaatttaataaattaatagaaCACTTTTtatgttgtggggggggggctgcagGATTTAAAACGAGAATTGTAATTTCTGACCACAAATGCACAATGTGTATGAACGAACATAACGTAACTTTTGAAATGACAACGGAAGTTCATGGTCACTATCTTACCGTCTCCAGGTCCAATGCACAGGGCTCTCATTGGGCCAGTGACGTCACCCATGGTCTTGACTACTTCCTTGAGCTGGGTTTCCATCCAGTTGATCAGGACATTATGTCTGTCAGCTACTCGGTCATAAACACCGAATGCTCTGTGGTAATACTCCATATCATCTGTTAAGGGTCGAATCGACGCCATCTTGATGGTACAACCAAAAAAGCTACTACAagaaatgaaaaatataaaCACCACTAAAAGTTGACCATTAAACATTGTGCGAACAAATACTTCCACGTACCATCGGACTGCAAAAGCTTTAGCAACCAGTGTGTTTGGTTTAACGGGAAAAACTCTATATCCTGCCACAACTTTCCCATTCGTATGAAATAAATAAGTGTATAATTTACTGA
The nucleotide sequence above comes from Asterias rubens chromosome 12, eAstRub1.3, whole genome shotgun sequence. Encoded proteins:
- the LOC117298072 gene encoding histamine N-methyltransferase A-like, whose protein sequence is MASIRPLTDDMEYYHRAFGVYDRVADRHNVLINWMETQLKEVVKTMGDVTGPMRALCIGPGDGTIENTVLKVLRSRTESSGRVNATVVEPVPDMVSLFKARIAADETSHQQGMSYAWKTQTLDEFRGEIAGKDEVKFHFISSVHSIYYVPDLEATMKDLYDRLEPGGVMMVIVVSENCGLGRLWKRFPLLGGARQHHPTSAEVEAACSNQNIPVSENFTIKVRSNITACFSKPEDRTEDANLLLNFFTHAVNFVQDAPAELQSEVVEYLGSDACTEKRGGDQMYFIGDWKALIVRRK